The segment CCACGCCCTCGTCAAGCCCCCCGGTGAACCGGTTGCGTGACAGATCCAGCGTCCGGTAGTGCCCCAAGGGGTCCTGCGTCCCCTTCGCCAGCACTGGCCGCAGCCGGCCGTACAGCTCGTTGGAGTGCAGGTCCAGGTCCATCAGCAGCGTCAGGTTCTTGAACCCCTCCGGGATCCCCGAATGCAGAGTGTTGTTGGAGAGGTTGAGCAACGAGAGCCCGGTCATGTTGCCGATCCACGGCGGGAGATCCCCCACCAGTCCGTTGCTGGAAAGGTCGAGGATCGAGATGGACGACGCCGACGACAGCCAGTCAGACAGCGGACCGGAGATCCCTGTGTCCGCCAGGACAAGCTTGAATATGTTCATCTGGCCGAGCCAGCTCGGCGGCCTGCCCAAGTGCATCAGGGAGTTGAAGGAGAGATCCAGCTCTTGGAGGTTCCGCAGCCGGGAGAGCTCGGCGGGGATTGGACCACCGAGGCGGTTCCGCGACAGGTCTAACGTCTGCAGATTGGCCAGGTTGGCGAAGCTGGAAGGGATCCTGCCGGTAAATCGgttgttggagaagaagatgtccgTGAGCGTGGCGAGGCGTCCTATAGCGGCGGGCAGCTGACCGGTGAGCTTGTTGTTCTCCAGTATCAGTCTCTCGATGCTAGGTAGGCCGCCGATCGAATCCGGGATGCTCCCGGTGAGCTGGTTCTCCGACATCCTACAGAACTGCAGCGAGACCATACCGGCGATGGAAGGCGGAATGCTTCCCGTGATGCGGTTCTGGTTCAAGTAGAGAACCACCAGGTTTTTGAGCTTGCCTATGGAGCTGGGGATGCCGCCGGAGATCTTGTTCTCTGAAAGATCAAGAACAGTGAGCCTTCGCAGCAATCCGATCTCCATGGGGATGGAGCCGGTGAGGTGGTTGCCATGGAGGTCTAGTGCCTCCATTGCAGGTACCCGCCCGATGGATGCCGGGATGCCGCCGGTTAGCCTGTTGTTGGAAAGAGAGACCACGGAAAGAAATGGAGAGGTGAACATGGAAGGGGGAAGCGATCCGGAGAGGCGGTTGTTGCCGAGGGAGAGCTTCCGGAGTCGGGTGAGGTTTGCGAAGGCGGAGGGGATGCAGCCGGTGAGTTGGTTGGAGTCGAGGAGGAGGTGTTCAAGGCGGGAGAGGCGGCCGAGGGCGGGTGGAACGGGGCCGGCGAGCTGCTTGAGGTTGCTGAGATCGAGCAACCGGAGGGAGAAGAGGTCGCCGAGGGCAGGCGAGAGACTCCCGGCAATGGAGGCGTCGGAGATGAAGTCGGGCCCGGGGGAGAGGCCAGGGCGGGAGACGTTGACGACGCGGCCAGTGGCAGTGTTACGGTAAATAACGTTCTGGCCGCGACTTTGGGgttgacgcggctggttcagggcccCAAATGCCTGGGATCGGTCGTGTCTCCCTTTGTAGGGCTTGAGATGGCGGATGCAGAGGGTCTTGCTTGAGAGCTCCGCCTTGACGAACCGGGTTGACGATGGTCGGgtacctgcacataggtcgggtcggtatctcggcccgacccctccgacgatcaagttagtgggaaGGAGTATTGTATTGGGTTCGAGATCCCCCTTGTGCTGGGAGCcggggggggtatttataaggggggttgatgttacctgatgggccatcctgccAGAGCATGACCGTACCTCTGACGGCGTCTGTCGCcgccgtgggcgttgcgtggagagacgagctgccgcagggtatggggggtgtcagctGGCACCTTTGACTGCCTCGGCCGGCCGTgatgggtcagccgaggaggtcgTTCGGGTACGGCGGGTATGGGTGCGTGTCGTGTCGTCGTTAATGCTATTTCTGGGGCAGCGCGTCGTACTGGGCGTCCGACgtgggggggtgtattacgtcaaatccgggagttatgtcaagtcagttttttacccttatcatatgccccacccgaaaggagctatgcatcgGCTTTACGCGTAAGGAGTTCGATGCATGGTTCCCTGCTTCAACGTGCTGTTCAGGTGGGTCTGAGAGGCGTGCCGTAGTTGGATCGGTCGCGCGAGTACTTCCCGAGCAGAGCTTAGCCGGGATACGCAACTTGGTCGGGAGGCTGAGCGGGGTCGGCCTAGGGGCCATTAGGGTCGATGAGGGTCGAGAGGCACTATGCAGGTGGTGCGATCGTGCAGGCATGACTGGGGAGATGCGAAGTTGAGGGTCGAGgaacacaacgcaggcggggtgaccgcacagGTGTGACTCGGGGCGGtgcagagccggagagccgaggagcacaacgcaggcggggtgaccgcgcaggtgtgactcggggtggcgcagagccggagagccgaggagcacaacaggcggggtgaccgcgcaggtgtgactcggggtggcgcagagccggagagccgaggagcacaacaggcggggtgaccgcgcaggtgtggctcggggtggcgcagagccggagagccgaggagcacaacaggcggggtgaccgcgcaggtgtggctcggggtggcgcagagccggagagccgaggagcacaacaggcggggtgaccgcgcaggtgtggctcgaggtggcgtagagccggagagccgaggagcacaacaggcaggttgaccgcgcaggtgtggctcggggtggcgcagagccggagagccgaggagcacaacaggcggggtgaccgcgcaggtgtggctcagggtggcgcagagccggagagccgaggagcacaacgcaggcggggtgaccgcgcaggtgtgactcggggtaGATTGACCGAGGCGCTCGGTGCGGGTGGgccgcgaccgaggtggtgggttCGGGCGTAACGTGACCGAAGCGATACTTGACTTTCGATTAGCGTTAGGTCGTTTTGACCGTTGTGCGGGCACGGGCGGCCAGGTCGCCTTTTGCCTGGGAAAGGCCAAAGGGCCGTGCCTTTCGGGCGTCGTCGGTTTTCGAGGTTGATATGATTAGGGGCTCCGTACTTCATACCGCACCGCATTTAAGAGCCGCACCGGCCGAAGTTATGGCGATGCGACCTTTGCGTCTTCGCAGCGTGGCTCAGGAGGGGAAAGGTCGTCGTTTCGGCGGGAAACAGGCTATAAGTATCGCTCCGTCGGTCCCTTTCACTTCTTGGTACCTGCTTTTGCTTCAATCCCTCCTTTGGGTGTCCTAGTCCGGCACTTCTTCAGCCGCCCTTCCTTCCCAAAAgctcggtaaggatggcttcccctcctTCATCCCTTCCTTCTCCGCCTCCTCTTCCCGGTGCCGCCGGTGAGGGGGTGGCGTTGGCGAGCTCccgctcgtcgtccgaggaaAGGGCCACCAAAGCCCTCGAATCGcttatgtggccgcacgacctcgactccaccgtgagcgagtcgtcgctcgGCCTCCTCCGGGACCGTTACGGTATCCCGGCGGAGTTCACGCTCATTGCTCCTGAGCCGGGGCAGCGAGCGTATGACCCTATACCCAAGGGCTTTGCCCTAACAGTAGACGCCTTTGAGGCCGGGCTGCACCTTCCGTTCCACCCCGTCATTACCGCCTGCGTCTCGTGGTGGCGCATTTCCCCTTCCCAGATGGCGCCGAAttcttggcgctatctggtggcgttccttGGGGAATGCTATTATGCCCAGATCGCCCCGAGCCGGTCCCTTTTCCTCTCCTGTTTCCGTCTATCCAGAGGGTCGGGGGGCTATTATTTGTTCGCCCGACCGGGTTTCCGTGTCAgtggggctccttccagcaacaaggggtggaaggagcgcttcttCTACGTTTGCCATCCGAGGAGTTGGAGCTTcgggctccggtgggcggcgcgcgcAGTCGATAATACTGCCCCGGCCTTGGACGAGGGGGAGCTCCGAgcccttcgaagattgaaggagatcctccctTCTTCTCGAGTCATCcgaaagatgaccgaggcgtggctggtcgaggcgggcttgagcccagtacctcgaggtatgccttgaGAAGGTGGCGGTGGGCCTtccaattttgcttttcttttttggaATACTAACCGAGGTCGTTGTGTTTGTGCAGGGATGGTGAAACTTGCCGTGGTGCGTGGAGGACGCATTTCGTCGGCCGCATCTCCGCGGCGCCAGGTCGGCCCGAGCGCTGACACTAGAGAGGCGCCGGTGGATCTCGAGGATGCCCGTCCTCGAAAGAAGGCAAAGGTCATAGCTCCGAAGAAACCGACTCCCCCAAGGGCTCAGGAGAGCGCAGAGGCGGCGGAGTCGGGCTCGCACGATAGGCAAGGAGGGCGAGGTCGAGGCGAGGCAGGCCCGAGCAACGTGGTCGCAGGAAAGGCGCCTCGGGATCCCTCGATCCGGGACTTGTGTCGTCTTCCGGCGGGCCCGCCGAACGACTTCTATCATGCACGCCTGATGGGCGAACTTTCTGAGGGCCAACCTTCTGACCGGTTGGTAGCTTGGTGGGCGGGGCTGACCCGCGGGACCCGGGTCTGGGCCGACGGGGAGACCGCGGCCGCGTTTGTCCGAGGGGGGCTGCACCCTGATCTGGCCCGCGAGATGTACACTCTGCCGTCCGACGTCCTGTTCGGGAAGTCGGTGAAGTCGCTGTTGTGGGTAAGTGTTCCGCTACCAGCTTCCTGCTTGTGGTGCTCCCGAGGGTCGTTCTGACTTTCTTCTTGCAGGGCCAGCACTACGCGATGGCACTGGCAGACCGGGTTCGCGACGCGGGTCGGGCCCTTGGAATTCTGTGCGACCGCAACGCCGAGCTGCGCAAACAGCTCGAGGAGGTGCGGGCCGGGGCAGCTCCGGAGGTGG is part of the Musa acuminata AAA Group cultivar baxijiao unplaced genomic scaffold, Cavendish_Baxijiao_AAA HiC_scaffold_1077, whole genome shotgun sequence genome and harbors:
- the LOC135666201 gene encoding probable leucine-rich repeat receptor-like protein kinase At1g35710, which encodes MAHQVTSTPLINTPPGSQHKGDLEPNTILLPTNLIVGGVGPRYRPDLCAGTRPSSTRFVKAELSSKTLCIRHLKPYKGRHDRSQAFGALNQPRQPQSRGQNVIYRNTATGRVVNVSRPGLSPGPDFISDASIAGSLSPALGDLFSLRLLDLSNLKQLAGPVPPALGRLSRLEHLLLDSNQLTGCIPSAFANLTRLRKLSLGNNRLSGSLPPSMFTSPFLSVVSLSNNRLTGGIPASIGRVPAMEALDLHGNHLTGSIPMEIGLLRRLTVLDLSENKISGGIPSSIGKLKNLVVLYLNQNRITGSIPPSIAGMVSLQFCRMSENQLTGSIPDSIGGLPSIERLILENNKLTGQLPAAIGRLATLTDIFFSNNRFTGRIPSSFANLANLQTLDLSRNRLGGPIPAELSRLRNLQELDLSFNSLMHLGRPPSWLGQMNIFKLVLADTGISGPLSDWLSSASSISILDLSSNGLVGDLPPWIGNMTGLSLLNLSNNTLHSGIPEGFKNLTLLMDLDLHSNELYGRLRPVLAKGTQDPLGHYRTLDLSRNRFTGGLDEGVGELAAMDTVERLVVSHNPELGGGIPASMARLAALKEVRMAGNGLSGIIPEGVLDLARLTEFDVSDNRLSGRIPRHRAPLTAEGLRGNTGLCSAPLPPCKLW